Proteins encoded together in one Miscanthus floridulus cultivar M001 chromosome 16, ASM1932011v1, whole genome shotgun sequence window:
- the LOC136510351 gene encoding uncharacterized protein, which produces MKVPTKWSHFYLVEEGGETIAAKIKREFWDFFTCEEGKAAQAARVQEAVCKDRLKDLYHEARIQAIRDFHANVLGENIKKPQIRQRMNSREADLTQAQYEQVCPSWCDNHRECWTEIVRMWRTDEAYARRADRQGRRAQMRGVSPPRESAPPPVRDKMGMRPFMS; this is translated from the exons ATGAAGGTGCCCACCAAGTGGTCCCACTTCTACCTCGTCGAGGAGGGTGGCGAGACCATCGCGGCAAAGATAAAGAGGGAGTTTTGG gacttcttcacgtgcGAGGAGGGTAAAGCGGCCCAGGCGGCGCGAGTGCAGGAGGCGGTCTGCAAAGATCGTCTCAAGGACCTGTACCATGAGGCGCGCATACAGGCCATCCGCGACTTCCACGCCAACGTGCTTGGAGAGAACATCAAGAAGCCCCAAATCCGCCAGAGAATGAACTCGAGGGAGGCCGACCTCACCCAAGCGCAATACGAGCAG GTGTGTCCGTCGTGGTGCGACAACCACAGGGAATGCTGGACGGAGATTGTGCGCATGTGGCGCACGGATGAGGCGTACGCGAGGCGCGCCGACCGTCAGGGCCGCCGCGCGCAGATGCGAGGGGTGTCACCACCAAGGGAATCAGCCCCTCCCCCAGTTCGCGATAAGATGGGTATGCGTCCGTTCATGTCTTAA